A region from the Benincasa hispida cultivar B227 chromosome 12, ASM972705v1, whole genome shotgun sequence genome encodes:
- the LOC120092480 gene encoding uncharacterized protein LOC120092480, whose translation MKIKNKGKVHPSPSSSSSSSSSSDGDFFDVLNYLPAAIFALISVLSVDDREVLAFMMRRSMEASSPSSSVSAKKFSKRVSKKSDAPRASSRSACVHAPPSFTCFDCYMSYWDRWNSSPNGELIHQAIEAFEEQLANGEKSAKNVKGKRREKIGRRSSDKPVNIVRPPLLPVPEAHPLQIDEGSSVAPATSGSVDVEAEEKTAGGSGEPPRTEEETAEATGAVVIIPSPPPCNHKGLAGRYGRTC comes from the coding sequence atgaaaataaagaacaaaGGAAAAGTTCATccatctccttcttcttcttcttcttcttcttcttcttccgatGGGGACTTTTTTGATGTCTTGAACTATCTTCCGGCGGCGATTTTTGCTCTGATCTCTGTTCTTTCCGTCGACGACCGAGAGGTTTTAGCCTTCATGATGAGAAGATCCATGGAAGCCTCATCGCCATCTTCTTCCGTTTCGGCAAAGAAATTTTCCAAGAGAGTTTCGAAGAAATCAGATGCTCCACGCGCCAGTTCACGTAGTGCGTGTGTTCACGCGCCGCCGTCTTTTACTTGCTTTGATTGTTACATGAGTTACTGGGACCGGTGGAACTCATCGCCGAACGGGGAGCTGATTCATCAGGCCATCGAGGCATTCGAAGAGCAATTAGCTAACGGGGAGAAATCCGCCAAGAACGTTAAAGGGAAGAGGAGGGAAAAAATCGGCCGCCGGTCCTCGGACAAGCCTGTGAATATTGTTAGGCCGCCGCTGTTGCCGGTTCCGGAAGCTCATCCTCTGCAGATTGATGAAGGTTCTTCTGTCGCTCCGGCGACATCTGGGAGTGTCGATGTGGAAGCAGAAGAGAAGACGGCGGGGGGAAGTGGAGAGCCGCCACGGACGGAAGAGGAGACGGCGGAGGCGACTGGGGCGGTGGTGATTATTCCGTCGCCGCCGCCGTGCAACCACAAGGGTTTGGCCGGAAGGTATGGCCGGACGTGTTAG